One genomic window of Atribacteraceae bacterium includes the following:
- the xylB gene encoding xylulokinase — protein sequence MPKSYILGIDLGTSSLKATVLDVESGQTQTVSVDLTVSYPDSFSAEQDPRDWWNAFRAAVGKLPNIIGDLRQIRAVGLSGQMLGLVLLDRLGEAVRPCLIWCDQRSYTEVEELKEQPGIDFLLEHTANTPLTGYWLPKIMWLRKHEPETLLKTYKILLPKDYLRLRLTGEYVAEVSDASLTLLFDVGKRCWSPEVLRLINLDPALLPSVVESPEVTGVVTTRASAETGLSAGIPVVGGGGDQSSGGIGLGTIRDGMISCVLGTSGVAMALTHEAKQDHLNRGLHSCCYSMPGTWFVMGCTLAAGGSYHWFHDALVPIHPGLTYDQLNRLAGETPPGSGGLLYLPYLIGERTPHSDPSARGAFFGLNYQHHAGHLARAVLEGVAFSQRESVEILESFDLRAEQMVLAGGGARSPLWCQIMADIVNRAVITTNIDDPASLGAGIIAAVGIGMFASFEEACRKFIEHRNSYSPRQEHRERYEVFYEKYRQLYQTLKNFSKEFAPLQEKWGR from the coding sequence GTGCCGAAGTCATACATACTCGGTATCGACCTGGGGACGTCGTCACTGAAGGCAACGGTGCTGGACGTGGAGTCCGGGCAGACTCAGACGGTTTCCGTCGATCTCACCGTTTCTTACCCGGATTCCTTCAGCGCGGAGCAGGATCCCCGGGACTGGTGGAACGCCTTTCGGGCCGCCGTAGGAAAATTACCCAACATCATCGGTGATCTACGGCAGATTCGGGCCGTCGGCTTATCCGGTCAGATGTTGGGGTTGGTGCTGTTGGACCGCTTGGGAGAGGCGGTCAGACCCTGTCTGATCTGGTGTGATCAGCGCAGTTACACGGAAGTCGAGGAACTCAAGGAGCAGCCGGGGATCGACTTTTTGCTGGAGCACACAGCGAATACTCCGCTGACCGGTTACTGGCTTCCCAAAATCATGTGGTTACGGAAACATGAACCGGAGACGCTTCTCAAGACCTACAAAATCCTTCTGCCCAAAGACTATCTGCGCCTGCGGCTCACCGGGGAGTATGTCGCCGAAGTGTCCGATGCTTCGTTAACTCTGTTGTTTGACGTGGGAAAACGGTGCTGGTCACCTGAAGTGCTTCGGTTGATCAATCTGGATCCCGCCCTGTTGCCTAGTGTGGTGGAGTCACCGGAGGTAACCGGCGTGGTAACCACGCGAGCCTCCGCCGAGACCGGTCTGTCGGCTGGGATTCCTGTAGTGGGAGGAGGCGGTGATCAATCCTCGGGTGGCATTGGTCTGGGGACCATCCGGGATGGAATGATTTCCTGCGTGCTGGGAACTTCCGGGGTGGCCATGGCCTTGACCCACGAAGCCAAGCAGGATCACCTGAACCGGGGCCTGCATTCCTGCTGTTATTCGATGCCGGGGACCTGGTTTGTGATGGGCTGCACCCTGGCGGCCGGAGGGTCGTACCACTGGTTCCACGATGCTCTCGTTCCGATTCATCCCGGCCTGACCTATGACCAGCTCAATCGGCTCGCCGGCGAAACACCGCCCGGTAGCGGAGGTCTTCTCTATCTCCCGTATCTCATCGGAGAGCGAACTCCTCATTCCGATCCCAGCGCCCGGGGGGCTTTCTTCGGACTCAATTATCAACACCACGCCGGTCACTTGGCCCGTGCGGTTTTGGAGGGTGTTGCTTTCAGCCAGCGGGAGTCGGTGGAAATCCTGGAAAGCTTCGATCTCCGAGCCGAGCAAATGGTCCTGGCCGGCGGGGGAGCCCGCAGTCCTTTGTGGTGTCAGATCATGGCCGATATTGTCAACCGCGCGGTGATCACCACCAATATCGACGACCCGGCCTCGCTGGGGGCTGGTATCATCGCTGCGGTGGGGATCGGCATGTTCGCTTCTTTCGAAGAGGCCTGTAGAAAATTCATCGAACATCGGAACAGCTATAGCCCCCGGCAGGAACACCGGGAACGGTATGAGGTTTTTTACGAAAAATACCGTCAACTCTATCAGACGTTAAAGAACTTTTCAAAGGAATTTGCCCCCTTACAAGAAAAGTGGGGTCGATAA
- a CDS encoding SDR family oxidoreductase, translating to MRLADKIAIVTGAGMGIGKAIALGLAREGCHVVVNDITGETCRETVQEIQKDYSRKAAAAVGDVSLKKTALMIRDMTLREFGRIDILVNNAGIMISGLVVDYREEDWDKIFAVNAKSVFLMCQAVGKIMIEQNYGKIINISSIGAKDGADYQAAYAASKAAVQNFSRALSKEMIRHNVHVNSICPGVVQTELGKVNLDTEEKRRFFINKIPRGRLSLPEDMAGLAVFLASDESDYIVGQAINVDGGVLFI from the coding sequence ATGCGGTTAGCGGATAAAATTGCCATCGTGACCGGTGCGGGAATGGGAATCGGCAAGGCGATCGCCCTGGGCTTGGCCCGGGAAGGCTGTCACGTGGTGGTCAACGATATTACTGGGGAAACCTGTCGGGAGACCGTACAGGAAATCCAGAAAGATTATAGTCGAAAAGCGGCGGCGGCGGTGGGCGACGTCAGCCTCAAGAAAACCGCTTTGATGATCCGGGATATGACGCTACGCGAGTTCGGCCGCATCGATATCCTGGTCAATAACGCCGGGATAATGATCTCCGGCCTGGTGGTCGACTACCGGGAAGAAGATTGGGATAAAATTTTCGCCGTTAACGCCAAAAGTGTTTTTCTGATGTGTCAGGCGGTTGGAAAAATCATGATCGAGCAAAACTATGGAAAAATCATCAATATTTCTTCCATCGGTGCGAAAGACGGCGCCGATTACCAGGCGGCCTATGCGGCAAGCAAAGCCGCGGTGCAGAATTTCAGCCGGGCTCTGTCTAAGGAAATGATCCGCCACAACGTGCACGTCAACTCCATCTGCCCTGGCGTTGTCCAGACTGAACTGGGAAAGGTCAACCTGGATACCGAGGAAAAGCGGCGGTTTTTCATTAACAAGATACCACGCGGCCGGTTAAGTCTGCCGGAGGACATGGCCGGACTTGCGGTATTCCTCGCAAGCGATGAATCAGACTATATCGTTGGTCAGGCGATCAACGTCGACGGTGGAGTGCTCTTTATTTAG
- a CDS encoding D-threitol dehydrogenase: protein MEYKPFDINFGLGGKTALVTGAAQGIGRAIALLFAQKGADIALFDLLKEESEQVASEIRKIGRRVLVSIVDVTDTSSVQKELKRVISEFGRIDILVNNAGIARLDDAEKLTAEHWHQTIAVNLSAPFFLAQLVGRQMIEQGGGKIINLASQAGVVALDRHVAYCASKAGMISMSKVLALEWAELNINVNSISPTVILTELGKKAWAGELGEAMKQKIPVRRFGYPEEVAAVAVFLASEASNLITGENVMIDGGYTIQ from the coding sequence ATGGAATATAAGCCGTTCGATATCAATTTCGGTCTCGGGGGGAAAACAGCCCTGGTGACCGGAGCAGCTCAGGGGATCGGCAGGGCGATCGCCCTTTTGTTTGCCCAGAAAGGCGCCGATATCGCGCTTTTTGACTTGTTGAAAGAGGAATCAGAACAGGTCGCTTCGGAAATCCGAAAAATCGGCCGGCGGGTCCTGGTATCGATAGTGGACGTGACCGACACCTCATCGGTCCAAAAAGAGCTCAAGCGGGTGATCAGTGAATTCGGCCGGATCGACATCCTGGTCAATAACGCCGGGATCGCCCGGCTCGACGACGCCGAAAAACTGACCGCCGAACACTGGCACCAGACCATCGCTGTCAACTTGAGTGCCCCCTTTTTCCTGGCCCAACTGGTGGGACGACAGATGATCGAGCAGGGTGGGGGAAAGATCATCAACCTCGCTTCCCAGGCGGGAGTCGTCGCTTTGGACAGGCACGTGGCTTACTGCGCCAGTAAAGCGGGGATGATCAGCATGAGCAAGGTGTTAGCCCTGGAGTGGGCCGAGCTCAACATCAACGTGAACAGCATCTCCCCGACCGTTATCCTCACTGAACTGGGGAAGAAGGCTTGGGCCGGAGAACTCGGCGAAGCCATGAAGCAGAAAATTCCCGTACGCCGCTTCGGTTATCCCGAAGAAGTTGCGGCGGTGGCGGTATTCCTGGCCAGTGAGGCCTCCAACCTGATCACCGGGGAGAATGTCATGATTGATGGCGGATATACGATACAGTGA
- a CDS encoding sugar phosphate isomerase/epimerase family protein, with protein sequence MAFKVSVGLWCLGGAGDRYNRDGYSPSLGTGETIALASRLPEVGAVEIVYPTGFRASAGGGGEVQGRLAREALDQYGLQVSSVLVNTFTDPKWQLGSLGAGDPAIRSQAVGLCKEAVGFARAVGSPAISLWLGQDGFDYPFQIDYQTHWDDLRKAVVQVADLDPTMLVSLEYKHREPRNRMTLSGAAKVLLFVNEVNRNNVGVCMDFGHALACKESAAESVVLLHGRGKLFNVHINDCLRDWDDDMIVGSVHLPETLEFLYYLEKTGYDGWLGLDQFPYREDAFLACKQSIENIRALERILAGMDKAALRQAQGTMSALDTQNLVRQALLH encoded by the coding sequence ATGGCTTTCAAGGTTTCAGTGGGTTTGTGGTGTCTGGGGGGAGCGGGTGACCGGTACAACCGGGATGGCTATTCTCCAAGCCTGGGGACCGGCGAGACCATCGCGCTGGCTTCTCGGTTACCGGAAGTGGGCGCGGTTGAGATCGTCTACCCCACCGGATTCCGGGCTTCGGCGGGTGGCGGAGGGGAGGTCCAGGGCAGGTTGGCGAGGGAAGCGCTGGATCAATATGGCCTGCAGGTTTCGAGTGTTCTGGTGAACACCTTTACCGATCCGAAGTGGCAACTTGGATCGTTGGGGGCCGGAGATCCGGCGATTCGTTCTCAGGCGGTGGGTTTGTGTAAGGAGGCTGTTGGTTTTGCCCGAGCTGTCGGTTCCCCGGCCATCTCGTTATGGCTGGGTCAGGACGGTTTCGATTATCCCTTTCAAATCGATTACCAGACGCACTGGGACGACCTCAGGAAGGCGGTGGTTCAAGTTGCCGACCTGGACCCCACCATGCTCGTTTCGCTCGAATACAAACACCGGGAACCCCGCAACCGAATGACTCTTTCGGGAGCGGCGAAGGTGCTTCTGTTCGTCAATGAAGTCAACCGGAACAATGTCGGGGTGTGTATGGATTTCGGTCACGCCCTGGCCTGCAAGGAAAGCGCGGCGGAGAGCGTCGTTTTGCTCCACGGCCGGGGAAAGCTTTTTAATGTTCACATCAACGACTGTCTCCGGGATTGGGACGACGACATGATCGTTGGCTCCGTACATCTCCCCGAGACCCTCGAGTTCCTCTATTACCTGGAAAAGACCGGGTATGACGGCTGGCTGGGACTCGATCAGTTCCCCTATCGGGAAGACGCGTTTCTGGCTTGCAAACAGAGCATAGAGAACATCCGGGCCCTGGAGAGGATTCTGGCCGGAATGGATAAAGCGGCCCTGCGCCAGGCTCAGGGGACCATGAGTGCCCTGGATACTCAGAATCTGGTCCGCCAGGCGTTACTGCACTGA